In Isoptericola variabilis 225, the genomic window CCCGCGTCGAGACGGCCGCCGAGTTCCCTCGCGCCATGGTCAACTGCTTCGCGTACGGCGACACCGCGCTCATCGAGCGTGCGATCGACGGCATCGAGCTTGCCGTGTCGGTGCTGGACGGGCCCGACGGTCCGGAGGCCCTGCCCGCGGTCGAGATCGTCACCGAGGGCGCCTACGACTACGACGCGCGGTACAACCCCGGCCCCGTCGAGTACTTCGCGCCGGCGCGGCTCACCCCGGACCAGGCGGCGCACGTCGCGGACGTGGCGGTCCGCGCGCACCGGGCGCTGGGCCTGCGGCACCTGTCACGGACCGACATGATCCTCCCGGCCGACGGACCGGCCTCGGTGCTCGAGATCAACGTCGCACCGGGGATGACGGAGACGTCGCTCCTCCCCCAGGCCGTCGCCGCCGCGGGGCTCGAGCTCCCGGTCGTCTACCGGCAGCTTGTCGAGCACGCCGTCCCGGTACGCGGGTAGTCCAGGCGGGCGCACCGCCTGCTGTCGGCTGTTGCCGTTCGCTGGTGCTGTTTCACGTGAAACGGCAACGCTTCGCCCGGCCGGTCTCGATCGCGTTTCACGTGAAACACCGCGCCGACGCCGCGGGCGCAAAAGAAGAGCCGGGGCGTTTCACGTGAAACACCCCGGCTCTCCCTCGTCGAGCTAGCCCTTGAGCAATCCAGGATCGTCAGGAACCATCACCGCGAGAATGCGGTTCAGGTCCTCCACAGAGGCGAACTCGACCGTCATGCGGCCCTTGGTCTTGCCGACCGTGACCTTGACCCGCGTCTCGAATCGGTCGGAGAGACGGGTCGCGAGCTCGTCCACCGCCTCGCTCCGCTGACCCGCGCGCGGCGATCGACGCTTGGGCTTCTCGTCCGCCCCGTCGACCATCATCGTGACGATCTCCTCGGTCGCACGGACCGAGAGCCCTTCGGACACGATGCGCTGAGCGAGCCGCTCGATCTCTGCCCCGTCCGTGAGCCCCAGAAGGGCCCGCGCATGTCCGGCCGACAGGACGCCCGCGGCCACGCGGCGCTGCACCAGCGGCGGCAGCTTCAGCAGGCGCAGCGTGTTCGAGATCTGGGGACGCGACCGTGCGATCCGTGAGGCCAGCTCCTCGTGCGTGCACCCGAAGTCGTCGAGCAGCTGCCGGTAGGCCGCGGCCTCCTCCAGGGGGTTGAGCGCCGCCCGGTGCAGGTTCTCGAGCAGCGCGTCACGCAGCATGTCCGAGTCCTCGGTCGACCGGATGATCGCCGGGATCGTGTCGAGGCCGGCCTCGGTGGCGGCGCGCCACCGCCGCTCGCCCATGATGAGCTCGTACTCCCCCGGCCGCTCCTTGTCCGGCCGGACCACGATCGGCTGCAGCACGCCGATCTGACGGATGGAGTCGACGAGCTCGTCCAGCTCGCCCTCGTCGAAGACGGTCCGCGGCTGCCAGGTGTTCGGCCGGATCGAGCCGACGGGGATCTCGGCGAAGGTGGCGCCGGGGACGGGGACCAGGTCGGGCTCCGTTTCACGTGAAACGTCGCCCGGCTCGGGCTCGTTCGCCGTGGCGTCCGCCGCCGGGTCGCTCACCTCGATGCTGCTCACGAGACCCAACTCAGGACCCAGGTACTCGGGGCCGTGCCGCACGGCGGAGTCCTCGACGGCTCCCGACTCGAGACGCGTCGCGAGCGCGCCGAGCTCCGCGATCGGGTCCGGCGTGCGCTCACCCGGCTCCGTCTCGCTGATGTCCGTCTCGCCAGGCTCCGACTCGGCCGTGCCGGACGCACGGTCGGCACCGACGGTGCGGATCTTGAGCCGGCCGCCGGCGATCGCCGAGTCCCACGTGCGCGTCCGCGTCGAGGCGCGCACTCCGGAGTCCGCGCTCGATCCGGAGTCATCCGTCTCGGACCGCGTGTCCGGGACCGCGGCGAGTGCCGAGGATCCGGCGGTGCCGTTGGTCGCCTTGTCGCCGCTCGGGAAGAACACGTCGACGGGCCGCTCGCCCTCGGGAGCCGACGGGATCAGTGCACCCAATCCGCGGCCGAGTCCTCGCCTCTTCTGGCTCATCCCAGATCCTCCTGCACCGTCGTCCGGTGGTCGCCCGTCATCGTGCCTCCATCGTCCTACCGATCATGACGTGCGCCGGTGAGCACCGGCCGGCGTCCTTCGTCGTGTCGCCCGCGCGACCCACGCGGTCGCCCCGGACGTCGCCCATACGCGAGGTTACGCGCATCATCGCAGGTCAGCGCGCTGAACGGCGCGCTCCGCGATCTCACGAGCGGCTTCGAGATAGGCGAGCGCACCCGTCGAACCGGGGTCGTAGGTCATCACCGTCTGCCCGTGACTGGGTGCCTCGGAGATGCGCACCGACCGCGGGACGGTGGTCCTGAGCGTCTGGCGCGGAAAGTGCTCGCGCACCTCCTCCGCCACCTGCTGCGCCAAGTTGGTACGGCCGTCGTACATCGTCAGGAGGATCGTCGACACCGAGAGCTCAGGGTTGAGGTGCGCCCGGATGAGCTCGATCGTCTTGAGCAGCTGGCTCAGGCCCTCGAGGGCGTAGTACTCGCACTGGATCGGGATGAGCACCTCGCGTGCGGTCACGAAGGCGTTCACCGTCAGGAGTCCGAGGCTCGGCGGGCAGTCGACGAAGACGTAGTCGATGCGCTCCTCGCCGCGCTCGACCCGCTCGCGCAGATACGTGTCGAGGGCCCTGCGGAGCCGTGTTTCACGTGAAACCAGCGACACGAGCTCGATCTCGGCGCCCGAGAGGTCGATCGTCGCGGGGACGGCCCACAGGCCGGGGACGTCCGGGCACGCCTGCACCGTCGCCGCAAGGGGCTCGTCCTCCACGAGCACCTCGTAGATGGACGGGGTGCCCGCGCGGTGCTCGATACCGAGCGCCGTCGACGCGTTGCCCTGGGGGTCGTTGTCGACGACCAGCACGTTCAGGCCGGCCTGGGCAAGGCCGGCCGCGAGATTGACCGTGGTCGTCGTCTTGCCGACGCCGCCCTTCTGGTTGGCGACCGTCATGATCCTGGTCTCCGGCGGGCGCTCGAACTTTCGGCCCCGCAGGTCGATCCGCCGCCGTGCGTCCAGGGCGAGCTGGGCAGCGAGCGGTGTCGACTCGTCGACGTCGGGGACTGACGCGATGAGCGCGGCGCGGTGGTCCTCGCCCTGCTGCCCGTCGCCCCACGACAGGGTGAGGTCCGAAGCAGGGTCGGCACTGTCGTGCGCGAGCTCGTCGTCCGGACCCTCGTCACGCGCATCGTTGGCGACGGTGTCGGGACCCATGCTCACGGGCAACTCCTTCGGCGTCGGGGAGGAGGCGGTCGCGCGGCTGTCGCGCAGGTACCGCGCTCACTCTACGTTGTCGAAGCGGTCGGCGACCGCCGCAACACACAGGTCTCCCGAGCCGGCGCCGACGGTCATCGCGGCAGAGGTTTCACGTGAAACGTCCGCGGTGCGGACGCCTGGGTCAGCCGCGACGGATGCGGACGATCGTCGTCGATTCCACGCCCGGCACGGTCGTGCCCTCGAGGATCTCGGGCTCCGACGCCTTGAACGTGCGAAGCACCTTGCGCGCGGGGTCGATCTCCTGCGCGACGTTGCGTCCCTTGAGGACCACCATCTCCCCGCCCCGGCGCAGCAGCGGCAGACTCATGCGCGCGAGCTTCGACAGCGCCGCCACGGCTCGTGACGTCACCGCGTCCACCTCGAACGCATCGTGGTACTCCTCCGCCCGACCGCGCTTGACCTGCACGTTCGTCAGCCCCAGGTCGTCGGCGATCTCGGACAGCCACGCCGTGCGGCGCTCCATCGGCTCGATCAGGTGGACCTCCAGGTCGGGTCGCATGCACGCGATGACGATCCCGGGGAGGCCTGCGCCGGAGCCGATGTCGGCGACGCTCCGCGCGCCTGCCAGGTACGGCACCACTGCCGCCGAGTTGAGGATGTGTCGCTCCCAGAGTCGCGACACCTCGCGCGGACCGATGAGACCGCGCACCTCACCCTCGTCCCGCAGCCGG contains:
- a CDS encoding ParB/RepB/Spo0J family partition protein; the protein is MSQKRRGLGRGLGALIPSAPEGERPVDVFFPSGDKATNGTAGSSALAAVPDTRSETDDSGSSADSGVRASTRTRTWDSAIAGGRLKIRTVGADRASGTAESEPGETDISETEPGERTPDPIAELGALATRLESGAVEDSAVRHGPEYLGPELGLVSSIEVSDPAADATANEPEPGDVSRETEPDLVPVPGATFAEIPVGSIRPNTWQPRTVFDEGELDELVDSIRQIGVLQPIVVRPDKERPGEYELIMGERRWRAATEAGLDTIPAIIRSTEDSDMLRDALLENLHRAALNPLEEAAAYRQLLDDFGCTHEELASRIARSRPQISNTLRLLKLPPLVQRRVAAGVLSAGHARALLGLTDGAEIERLAQRIVSEGLSVRATEEIVTMMVDGADEKPKRRSPRAGQRSEAVDELATRLSDRFETRVKVTVGKTKGRMTVEFASVEDLNRILAVMVPDDPGLLKG
- a CDS encoding ParA family protein, which encodes MSMGPDTVANDARDEGPDDELAHDSADPASDLTLSWGDGQQGEDHRAALIASVPDVDESTPLAAQLALDARRRIDLRGRKFERPPETRIMTVANQKGGVGKTTTTVNLAAGLAQAGLNVLVVDNDPQGNASTALGIEHRAGTPSIYEVLVEDEPLAATVQACPDVPGLWAVPATIDLSGAEIELVSLVSRETRLRRALDTYLRERVERGEERIDYVFVDCPPSLGLLTVNAFVTAREVLIPIQCEYYALEGLSQLLKTIELIRAHLNPELSVSTILLTMYDGRTNLAQQVAEEVREHFPRQTLRTTVPRSVRISEAPSHGQTVMTYDPGSTGALAYLEAAREIAERAVQRADLR
- the rsmG gene encoding 16S rRNA (guanine(527)-N(7))-methyltransferase RsmG, with amino-acid sequence MNDFEGTGEHADAVADEALGESPEVRAFLGVGYEPLARFHDRLRDEGEVRGLIGPREVSRLWERHILNSAAVVPYLAGARSVADIGSGAGLPGIVIACMRPDLEVHLIEPMERRTAWLSEIADDLGLTNVQVKRGRAEEYHDAFEVDAVTSRAVAALSKLARMSLPLLRRGGEMVVLKGRNVAQEIDPARKVLRTFKASEPEILEGTTVPGVESTTIVRIRRG